From a region of the Bacillus alveayuensis genome:
- a CDS encoding hypothetical protein (product_source=Hypo-rule applied; cath_funfam=1.10.10.10; pfam=PF14070), producing MDISLLSVAMSQANVQQQASLSVFKIAMNTAEQNGQNMAEMLKGSQPPVSLEAHLGNTIDLKG from the coding sequence ATGGATATTTCTTTACTATCAGTGGCTATGAGCCAAGCGAATGTTCAACAGCAGGCAAGCTTGTCAGTATTTAAGATTGCGATGAATACGGCCGAGCAAAATGGACAAAATATGGCGGAAATGTTAAAAGGCTCGCAGCCACCTGTATCCCTCGAAGCGCATTTAGGAAATACGATTGATTTGAAAGGGTAA
- a CDS encoding chromosome segregation ATPase (product_source=COG1196; cath_funfam=1.20.5.340; cog=COG1196; smart=SM00397; superfamily=57997) produces the protein MEKKLDLILEKVTSIDHELKNVHARLDRIEERLDRVEERLDRVEERLDRVEERLDRVEEEQKAIKQAVMETNEEVKNLQESFKSVYEIIGEHDVAIRTLRKKIM, from the coding sequence GTGGAAAAGAAGCTTGACTTAATTTTAGAAAAAGTGACGTCTATTGACCATGAATTAAAAAATGTACATGCACGACTCGATCGAATTGAAGAACGGTTGGATCGGGTTGAAGAGCGGCTGGATCGGGTTGAAGAGCGGCTGGATCGGGTTGAAGAGCGGCTGGATCGGGTTGAAGAGGAACAAAAAGCGATTAAACAAGCTGTTATGGAAACAAACGAAGAAGTGAAAAACCTCCAAGAAAGCTTCAAATCCGTTTACGAAATTATCGGTGAACATGACGTTGCCATCCGTACGTTACGAAAAAAAATCATGTAA
- a CDS encoding hypothetical protein (product_source=Hypo-rule applied; superfamily=50475), translating to MRRCSKCKHDGNETKLIFRIDDELYDDGRVIEEKIAPLCRLGGANYAEIGHIFSIPRPTLK from the coding sequence TTGAGAAGATGCTCCAAATGTAAACATGATGGAAATGAAACAAAATTAATTTTTCGAATAGATGATGAATTATATGATGATGGTAGGGTGATCGAAGAAAAAATCGCCCCGCTTTGTCGATTAGGTGGAGCGAACTATGCAGAAATTGGCCATATTTTTTCGATTCCAAGACCGACATTAAAATAA